The Pedosphaera parvula Ellin514 genome segment CAGGTTTTTCACAATGTGCCGGCAACAACCCAATCCGTGGAGGAAGTGGCAGTTTAATTTCACTTGCCCTTCCACGGGTTGCCTTTACTCTCGCCCAGTATTTTCGCTTGGACGAAAATCTTAAAATCGCCTATATGGTTAGCCTTGGTAATAACCGCCGCCGCCGCTAGAGGGATGTGCGGAGATTTCCAAATGCTGAGAATGCGAGTTGTAAAATGAATAATCAGAAGACGAGTATATCTTTCAAGACCTGCCCTGCTGCAATCCGATGCCGTGGCTTGGGGCTGGCTTTTCTGGCAACACTGCTCGTTTTCACAAGCTTGATGAGGGCGGGAGCTGCTCCCGAAGTAAATATCTTCCCCTTCCCGGTCATAGCCAGTCTTCCGCAGTCAATTACTTTGGGGCCGGATGGCAATCTCTGGTTGACACAATTTAGCGGCAACAGGATTGCCAGGATCCAGGCCAACGCATCCAGCGTTCAAGGGCCCGGTTTCATAACGGAATTTGTAATTCCGACTGCCGACACGCGCCCCTACGGGATCACCACCGGCCCCGATGGCAATCTTTGGTTCACGGAAGCACACGCAAATAGAATTGGCCGCATCACCACCAATGGAGTTTTTCTCCCCGAGTTCCTGATCCCTACCGCCACCAACTCCAACCCTGCAGGCATCACCAAAGGGTCTGACGGTCGCGTTTGGTTTACCCAATTAACCTACAATGCGCTTGGAGCCGTAACCGCGAGCGGAGTTTTTAGCCAGTACCGCGGCATCACGGGTAACGGAAATGTTATCGCCACCAACAGCCTCCTTTACAACATCACCCCGGGTCCGGATGGCAACCTCTGGTTCGTTGAAGGCGCCAAGGCGAAGATCGGTAGCATCAACCCAACAAATCATGTGGTGCATGAGTACACTCTCCCCACGGCCGGCAGTGTTCCGTTTGACATTGTGTCTGATTCCAAGAATAGTCTTTGGTTTACTGAATACGCTGGTCAACGGATCGGCAGCATCACAACTAATGGGGTGATCTCGGAATTCAAGCTGCCTTCTGCAACCAGTGTCCTGAGCACCAATGGACCCTACGGTATCACAATTGATACGAATAATGGCGTAATCTGGTTCAGTGAGTACAATTCGAACTCCGTCGGTTCGGTCGATATTTCCACACATTTGGTTACCGAATACCACCTCCCTGCAACGAACTATTTCCCCACTCTTTCCTACCTGGTTCTCAATCCCAAGGATAGCCACGTCTGGATTACCGAACCGACTGGCAACACCTATTATCACTTTTTCGTCCAGCAGAAACCTGCCATCACCAAGCAACCCCAGGGAAAGACTGTAAATCCTGGCACTAATGTCACGTTTACCGTCACTGCCACAGGTCCAGCACCATTGCACTATCAATGGCTATTGAATGGCACAAACATCGG includes the following:
- a CDS encoding virginiamycin B lyase family protein, with the protein product MNNQKTSISFKTCPAAIRCRGLGLAFLATLLVFTSLMRAGAAPEVNIFPFPVIASLPQSITLGPDGNLWLTQFSGNRIARIQANASSVQGPGFITEFVIPTADTRPYGITTGPDGNLWFTEAHANRIGRITTNGVFLPEFLIPTATNSNPAGITKGSDGRVWFTQLTYNALGAVTASGVFSQYRGITGNGNVIATNSLLYNITPGPDGNLWFVEGAKAKIGSINPTNHVVHEYTLPTAGSVPFDIVSDSKNSLWFTEYAGQRIGSITTNGVISEFKLPSATSVLSTNGPYGITIDTNNGVIWFSEYNSNSVGSVDISTHLVTEYHLPATNYFPTLSYLVLNPKDSHVWITEPTGNTYYHFFVQQKPAITKQPQGKTVNPGTNVTFTVTATGPAPLHYQWLLNGTNIGSATQSSFVITNVQTTNGGNYSVKVSNNFGSVTSSSASLTVNSLVPVLLSEPLSQTVDLGTNVSFSATAAGAAPLTYQWLFNGTNIGGATQSSFVITNVQTNNAGNYSIVVTNAFGSITSSNALLNVIIPPIAVPVLFSKIQRLPGGDTGLTLSGQAGDKYEVDGSTNLANWLLITNFTISTTPYQVIIKGSSNSPSLFYRARLLP